In Burkholderia sp. GAS332, one DNA window encodes the following:
- a CDS encoding aminomuconate-semialdehyde/2-hydroxymuconate-6-semialdehyde dehydrogenase, protein MTLTPDAAQRAQPLLRHYVNGEFIATATTFPNISPVDGRELAQVCEADVATVDAAVRAATGAQRAGWRNTKPAERADWLHKIADGIQARFEDFVAAEVADTGRPLEQARKLDIARGIANFRTFADLIRTAHSEFFDTHAADGSELINYVTRKPLGVVGIISPWNLPLLLFTWKVAPALAMGNCVVAKPSEETPSTATLLAEVMHDIGLPPGVFNLIHGHGPNAAGEFLTRHPDISAITFTGESRTGSTIMKTVADGVKEISFELGGKNAAVVFADADFDAAVAGVLKSSFTNAGQVCLCSERVYVERPIFERFVAALKEKTEALQVGAPDDPSTTMGPLISRGHREKVLSYFRLAVEEGATVVTGGRVPQFGDERDQGAFVTPTIWTGLSDDARCVKEEIFGPVCHIAPFDSEDEVIGRVNDSAYGLAASIWTTQLSRGHRVARQIETGIVWVNAWFVRDLRTPFGGTKLSGIGREGGRHSLDFYSELTNVCVRIA, encoded by the coding sequence GTGACCCTCACCCCGGACGCCGCGCAGCGCGCTCAACCCTTACTTCGCCACTACGTCAACGGCGAATTCATCGCAACTGCTACCACATTCCCCAACATCAGCCCCGTCGACGGCCGCGAACTCGCGCAAGTCTGCGAAGCCGACGTCGCAACCGTCGATGCCGCCGTCCGCGCCGCAACCGGCGCCCAACGCGCCGGCTGGCGAAACACCAAGCCGGCTGAGCGAGCCGACTGGCTCCATAAAATCGCCGACGGCATACAAGCCCGTTTCGAGGATTTCGTCGCGGCAGAAGTGGCCGACACCGGCCGCCCACTCGAGCAAGCCCGCAAGCTCGACATCGCTCGCGGTATCGCGAACTTCCGCACCTTCGCGGATCTCATCCGCACCGCGCACAGCGAGTTCTTCGACACGCACGCAGCCGACGGCAGCGAACTGATCAACTACGTCACGCGCAAACCGCTCGGCGTGGTCGGCATCATCTCGCCGTGGAATCTGCCGCTGTTGCTGTTCACGTGGAAAGTCGCGCCGGCCCTCGCGATGGGCAATTGCGTCGTCGCCAAGCCCTCGGAAGAAACACCCAGTACAGCCACGCTGCTCGCCGAAGTCATGCACGACATCGGCCTGCCGCCCGGCGTGTTCAACCTGATCCATGGTCACGGGCCGAATGCGGCCGGCGAATTCCTCACGCGTCATCCGGACATCAGCGCGATCACGTTCACCGGTGAATCGCGTACCGGTAGCACGATCATGAAGACCGTCGCTGACGGCGTGAAAGAAATTTCGTTCGAACTCGGTGGTAAGAACGCAGCCGTGGTGTTCGCCGATGCGGACTTCGATGCTGCCGTCGCCGGCGTGTTGAAGTCGAGCTTCACGAACGCCGGGCAAGTTTGTCTGTGCAGCGAACGTGTGTACGTCGAGCGGCCGATCTTCGAACGCTTCGTTGCCGCGTTGAAGGAAAAAACCGAGGCGCTGCAAGTCGGCGCCCCAGACGATCCCTCTACCACGATGGGCCCGCTGATCTCACGTGGTCATCGCGAGAAAGTGCTGTCGTATTTCCGCCTGGCAGTCGAAGAGGGTGCAACCGTCGTGACCGGCGGCAGGGTTCCGCAATTCGGCGACGAGCGCGATCAAGGCGCGTTCGTGACGCCGACGATCTGGACCGGTCTGTCCGACGATGCACGCTGCGTCAAGGAAGAAATCTTCGGACCTGTCTGCCACATTGCGCCGTTCGATAGCGAAGACGAAGTGATCGGCCGCGTGAACGACAGCGCTTACGGACTCGCCGCGAGCATCTGGACGACGCAACTCTCGCGCGGCCATCGCGTGGCGCGGCAGATCGAAACCGGCATCGTGTGGGTCAATGCCTGGTTCGTGCGCGATCTGCGCACACCGTTCGGCGGCACCAAACTCTCGGGCATCGGTCGTGAAGGCGGGCGTCATTCGCTGGATTTCTATTCGGAACTGACCAACGTTTGCGTGAGGATCGCATGA
- a CDS encoding 2,4-dienoyl-CoA reductase, giving the protein MPYPHLLAELDLGFTRLRNRVVMGSMHTGMEDRFWNYPKLAAYFRERAKGGAGLIVTGGISPNRQGWLLPFGGTLNSVFDLRNHRLLTEAVHAEGGKIALQILHAGRYGYQPFVVSASALKSPISKFKPRALTEAGIARTVRDYARCARLAQRAGYDGIEIMGSEGYLLNQFLCPRTNQRSDRYGGSIENRMRLAREIVERVRAACGERFIVVYRLSLIDLVDGGNTWEETVQVAQALEAAGVTMFNTGIGWHEARVPTIVTSVPRAAFAALSARLKAAVKVPVIVSNRINTPDVAEELLAQGAGDLVSMARPLLADPEFVLKTAEGRAHEINTCIACNQACLDHTFKNQRATCLVNPRAGRETELIYRRIAGAQAARSIAVVGAGPAGLSAATVAASRGHRVALFDASATIGGQFNLAMRVPGKEEFSETIRYFQSQLQRHGVDVRLDTRVDPALLAAGGYDDVIIATGIVPRSPAIAGIDGPNVLSYVDVLRGAPVGRRVAVIGAGGIGFDVSEFLLHRSGDPLPMPRDAWLDEWGVDLAVRERGGLKPPAPALPFREIWLLQRKPGKLGMGLGKTSGWVHRATLARNGVKMLGGVSYREISERGLKIAREGVEEWLEVDTIVVCAGQESLRDLVPQAAARAADRADGAKSPNGVNGPRYHVIGGAKVATELDAKRAIREGAEVAAAL; this is encoded by the coding sequence ATGCCCTACCCCCACTTACTCGCTGAACTCGACCTCGGCTTTACCCGCTTGCGCAACCGTGTGGTGATGGGTTCCATGCACACCGGCATGGAGGACCGTTTCTGGAATTACCCGAAACTGGCCGCCTATTTCCGTGAGCGCGCGAAAGGCGGCGCCGGGCTGATCGTCACGGGCGGGATCTCGCCGAACCGGCAAGGCTGGTTGCTGCCCTTCGGCGGCACGCTGAACTCAGTGTTCGACCTGCGCAATCACCGCTTGCTGACCGAGGCCGTGCATGCCGAAGGTGGCAAAATCGCGCTGCAGATCCTGCATGCAGGCCGCTATGGGTACCAGCCGTTTGTCGTGTCGGCATCAGCGCTCAAATCGCCGATCTCGAAGTTCAAACCGCGCGCGCTCACCGAGGCCGGTATTGCACGGACGGTGCGTGACTATGCACGCTGTGCGCGCCTCGCCCAACGCGCCGGTTACGACGGCATCGAGATCATGGGCAGCGAAGGCTATCTGCTCAACCAGTTCCTGTGTCCACGCACGAACCAGCGGTCCGACCGGTACGGCGGCAGCATCGAGAACCGCATGCGGCTCGCGCGCGAGATTGTCGAGCGCGTCCGCGCGGCGTGCGGTGAACGCTTTATCGTGGTGTACCGGCTCTCGCTGATCGATCTGGTCGATGGCGGCAACACCTGGGAAGAAACCGTGCAGGTCGCCCAGGCGCTCGAAGCCGCTGGCGTCACGATGTTCAACACGGGAATCGGCTGGCACGAAGCACGGGTGCCGACCATTGTGACCTCCGTGCCGCGTGCTGCATTCGCCGCGCTCAGCGCACGGCTGAAGGCTGCGGTCAAGGTGCCGGTGATCGTATCGAACCGCATCAACACGCCCGACGTCGCTGAAGAATTGCTCGCTCAGGGGGCGGGTGACCTGGTTTCGATGGCAAGGCCGCTCCTCGCCGACCCCGAGTTCGTGCTGAAGACCGCCGAAGGACGTGCGCACGAAATCAACACCTGTATCGCCTGCAATCAGGCCTGCCTCGATCACACGTTCAAGAACCAGCGTGCGACTTGCCTCGTCAATCCGCGTGCGGGACGCGAAACCGAGCTGATCTACCGACGGATCGCGGGCGCGCAGGCAGCGCGTTCGATTGCCGTGGTCGGCGCGGGTCCGGCGGGGCTTTCCGCTGCGACGGTGGCGGCGTCGCGCGGGCACCGCGTGGCGCTATTCGATGCGAGCGCAACGATCGGTGGTCAGTTCAATCTGGCGATGCGCGTACCAGGCAAAGAAGAGTTCAGCGAAACCATCCGCTATTTTCAGAGCCAGTTGCAACGGCATGGCGTCGACGTGAGGCTCGATACGCGCGTCGATCCGGCGCTGCTCGCGGCAGGTGGTTACGACGATGTGATCATCGCCACGGGCATCGTGCCGCGGAGCCCGGCGATTGCCGGCATCGACGGGCCCAACGTGCTGTCTTATGTGGACGTATTGCGCGGAGCGCCAGTGGGACGCCGCGTCGCGGTGATCGGCGCGGGCGGGATCGGCTTCGATGTCAGCGAATTTTTGCTGCATCGTTCTGGCGATCCTCTGCCGATGCCGCGCGATGCATGGCTCGACGAATGGGGTGTCGATCTTGCAGTGCGGGAACGCGGCGGCTTGAAACCGCCGGCGCCGGCGCTGCCGTTCCGCGAAATCTGGTTACTCCAGCGCAAGCCAGGCAAGCTCGGCATGGGGCTCGGCAAGACCTCGGGGTGGGTGCATCGCGCGACGCTGGCAAGGAATGGCGTAAAGATGCTCGGCGGCGTGTCCTATCGGGAGATCAGCGAACGCGGATTGAAGATTGCGCGTGAAGGTGTCGAAGAATGGCTCGAAGTGGACACGATCGTCGTGTGCGCGGGGCAGGAATCGTTGCGCGACCTGGTTCCGCAAGCGGCGGCGCGGGCTGCGGATAGGGCCGACGGCGCCAAAAGCCCCAATGGGGTGAATGGTCCGCGCTATCACGTGATCGGTGGCGCAAAGGTGGCAACCGAACTGGATGCGAAGCGCGCGATCCGCGAAGGCGCGGAAGTGGCGGCCGCGCTCTGA
- a CDS encoding Permease of the drug/metabolite transporter (DMT) superfamily: MSPQLPSRFPSGFPIRLPQSRNGQIALALAVVYLVWGSTYLAVHVALGSFPPLLLSGLRNLFAGIGLFIFSARRKPVWPSVAEIRNAGIVGTMLVGLSSGMLAYGMRTVGTGTAAVMVATVPLFATVIAAVAGRKIGRGEWFAVGLGLVGIAILSHGDSAPGSAGGSLAILCGALFWAGGAHLAGRLKLPSDLFLSTSLQIGLGGAMSTMVAVVTGERMMEVHFLPVLAFVYLMLIGTMAAYVAYGFLIRHTSPIIASSCMYVNPVVAVALGALLLGEPVTHSTVIATIVILASVGLSFWFDYRKKGLA, from the coding sequence ATGTCGCCGCAACTTCCAAGCCGTTTCCCGAGTGGTTTCCCGATCCGTTTGCCGCAGTCGCGCAATGGACAGATCGCGCTCGCGCTCGCCGTCGTCTATCTCGTGTGGGGCTCGACCTATCTCGCCGTGCATGTCGCGCTTGGTTCGTTTCCGCCCTTGCTGCTCTCGGGGCTGCGCAATCTGTTTGCCGGGATAGGGCTTTTCATTTTCTCGGCGCGCCGCAAGCCGGTCTGGCCGAGCGTGGCTGAAATCCGCAATGCCGGCATTGTCGGCACGATGCTGGTCGGCTTGTCGAGCGGCATGCTGGCCTACGGCATGCGCACCGTCGGCACCGGCACCGCGGCCGTGATGGTCGCGACCGTGCCGCTGTTCGCGACGGTGATCGCGGCGGTGGCGGGGCGCAAGATCGGCCGAGGCGAGTGGTTTGCGGTCGGCCTCGGGCTGGTGGGTATCGCAATCCTGAGTCACGGCGACAGCGCGCCGGGATCCGCCGGCGGCAGCCTGGCGATCCTGTGTGGGGCGCTTTTCTGGGCCGGCGGCGCGCACCTGGCCGGGCGGCTGAAGCTGCCGTCGGACCTGTTCCTGTCGACGTCGCTGCAGATCGGCCTCGGCGGCGCGATGTCGACGATGGTCGCCGTCGTGACGGGCGAGCGGATGATGGAGGTGCATTTTCTGCCGGTGCTGGCCTTCGTGTACCTGATGCTGATCGGGACGATGGCCGCCTATGTCGCGTACGGTTTTTTGATCCGGCATACGAGTCCGATCATCGCCAGCAGCTGCATGTATGTGAATCCGGTCGTCGCGGTGGCGCTCGGTGCGCTGTTGCTCGGCGAGCCGGTCACGCATTCGACCGTGATCGCGACGATCGTGATTCTGGCCAGCGTGGGCCTGTCGTTCTGGTTCGATTACCGGAAGAAGGGCCTCGCCTGA
- a CDS encoding pentapeptide MXKDX repeat protein: protein MKKFAIAALAVALLTSGGAAFAQASGAMSNDAMSKDTMSKDSMSKDTMSKDSMKKDTMKKDTMKKGSDAMGMKHEASGAMAN, encoded by the coding sequence ATGAAAAAGTTCGCAATCGCAGCACTGGCCGTCGCCCTCCTCACCAGCGGCGGCGCCGCGTTCGCGCAGGCAAGCGGCGCCATGTCCAACGATGCAATGTCCAAGGACACGATGTCGAAGGATTCGATGTCCAAAGACACCATGTCGAAGGACAGCATGAAAAAGGACACGATGAAGAAGGACACCATGAAAAAGGGTAGTGACGCGATGGGCATGAAGCACGAAGCGTCGGGCGCAATGGCCAACTGA
- a CDS encoding bacterioferritin (manually curated) codes for MSPIERVRVASGLLQQLKRHHFMAKGINSEAVAAEFAEHAAEEQEHADLIAERIVQLGGEPDFAPDGLKTRSHSEYKEGGDLTDMIRENLIAERIAIDTYREIVRYLGEKDVTTRRMFEEILAVEEEHADDMADLLEGRE; via the coding sequence TTGTCGCCAATTGAGAGGGTGCGGGTCGCTTCGGGTTTGCTTCAACAGCTTAAACGGCATCATTTCATGGCCAAGGGCATCAACTCCGAGGCCGTGGCTGCCGAATTCGCGGAGCATGCGGCGGAGGAGCAGGAACACGCCGACCTCATCGCCGAGCGCATCGTGCAGCTTGGCGGCGAGCCGGATTTTGCACCGGACGGTCTGAAGACGCGCTCGCATTCGGAGTACAAGGAAGGTGGCGACCTGACGGACATGATCCGCGAGAATCTGATCGCCGAGCGTATTGCGATCGATACGTATCGCGAGATTGTGCGCTATCTCGGCGAGAAGGACGTGACGACGCGCCGGATGTTCGAAGAGATTCTCGCGGTCGAAGAAGAGCATGCGGACGATATGGCGGATCTGCTCGAAGGCCGCGAGTAA
- a CDS encoding Thiosulfate reductase cytochrome b subunit yields MATPHALSKTAPPATPTSGTIHPVWVRVTHWLNALAAILMMLSGWRIYDASPIFKGFMFPTAITLGGWLGGALQWHFAAMWLLVFNGLLYLALNLVSGRFVRKFLPVSPRAVLHDFIAALTGKLSHADLRVYNAVQKFAYLFVVCDLIVLVLSGLAIWKSVQFPLLRELMGGYDNARIVHFCAMSLMAAFIVVHLAMVALVPRSLLAMLRGR; encoded by the coding sequence ATGGCAACGCCTCATGCTCTCAGCAAAACGGCTCCGCCCGCCACGCCGACGAGCGGCACGATTCACCCGGTGTGGGTGCGCGTCACGCATTGGCTCAACGCACTCGCGGCCATCCTGATGATGCTATCCGGCTGGCGCATTTATGACGCGTCGCCGATCTTCAAAGGCTTCATGTTTCCCACGGCGATCACGCTCGGCGGCTGGCTCGGCGGCGCGCTGCAATGGCACTTTGCGGCGATGTGGCTGCTGGTCTTCAACGGCCTGCTGTATCTCGCGCTGAACCTGGTCAGCGGGCGCTTCGTGCGCAAGTTCCTGCCGGTCTCGCCGCGCGCCGTGCTGCACGACTTCATCGCCGCGCTGACCGGCAAGCTCTCGCATGCCGATCTGCGCGTCTACAACGCGGTGCAGAAATTCGCTTATCTGTTTGTCGTCTGCGATCTGATCGTTCTGGTGCTCTCCGGCCTCGCGATCTGGAAATCGGTGCAGTTTCCGCTGCTGCGCGAACTGATGGGCGGCTACGACAACGCGCGCATCGTCCATTTCTGCGCCATGTCGCTGATGGCCGCGTTCATCGTCGTGCATCTGGCGATGGTGGCGCTCGTGCCGCGCTCGCTGCTGGCTATGCTGCGCGGACGCTGA
- a CDS encoding DMSO/TMAO reductase YedYZ, molybdopterin-dependent catalytic subunit, producing MTKPATQPDRKPASMLDNKLDRESILIDARRELAMPSRRLFGKRLLTLGGLSMLTGCSLTDNDSVNAFLTAVSRLNDRAQAALFDPKQLAPTYTEAQITRPFPFNAFYGIEDVPDVDASDYKLKISGLVTGQRVWTLPELYALPHAEQITRHICVEGWSAIGRWGGTPFADFLRRIGADTSAKYVGFKCADDYYESIDMPTALHPQTLLTFEYDGERLPAKYGFPMKLRMPTKLGYKNPKHIVEMFVTNTYPGGYWVDQGYNWFGGS from the coding sequence ATGACCAAGCCCGCTACTCAACCCGATCGAAAGCCCGCCTCTATGCTCGACAATAAGCTTGACCGCGAATCGATCCTGATCGACGCCCGGCGCGAACTCGCGATGCCGTCGCGACGCCTGTTCGGCAAGCGGCTTCTGACGCTCGGCGGCCTGTCGATGCTGACCGGCTGCTCGCTCACCGACAACGATTCGGTCAACGCATTCCTGACGGCCGTGTCGCGCCTGAATGACCGCGCGCAAGCCGCCCTGTTCGATCCGAAGCAACTCGCGCCGACCTACACCGAAGCACAGATCACGCGACCCTTCCCGTTCAACGCGTTCTACGGTATCGAAGACGTCCCCGATGTCGACGCTTCCGACTACAAGCTGAAGATCAGCGGCCTCGTCACCGGTCAGCGCGTCTGGACCTTGCCCGAGTTGTACGCGCTGCCGCATGCCGAGCAGATCACGCGGCATATCTGCGTGGAAGGGTGGAGCGCGATCGGCCGCTGGGGCGGCACGCCGTTTGCCGATTTTCTGCGGCGCATCGGCGCGGACACAAGTGCGAAGTACGTCGGCTTCAAATGCGCCGACGACTACTACGAAAGCATCGACATGCCGACGGCGCTGCATCCGCAAACGCTCCTGACCTTCGAATACGACGGCGAGCGTCTGCCCGCGAAATACGGCTTCCCGATGAAGCTGCGTATGCCGACCAAGCTCGGCTACAAGAACCCGAAACACATTGTCGAGATGTTCGTCACCAACACGTATCCCGGCGGCTATTGGGTCGACCAGGGCTACAACTGGTTCGGAGGCTCCTGA
- a CDS encoding 2-keto-4-pentenoate hydratase produces MSELDLNAAQQIAYALWQAQQNGVPVAPVRTAIAELGGDALEAAYAVQRLNTERKLASGRRLVGRKIGLTSKAVQAQLGVDQPDFGMLFDDMSIADGEEIVMSRTQQPKVEAEIALVLAHDLPHERHTIADLIGATAYALPAIEIVGSRIANWDIRLTDTVADNASSGLFVLGNRPVKLDAFDAINCGMVMERRGDQVSVGVGAACLGNPFYAAVWLANTMTRVGAPLKAGDIVLTGALGPMVGVTAGDVFTAHIEGLGSVSASFAHHPESAS; encoded by the coding sequence ATGAGCGAACTCGACCTTAACGCTGCTCAGCAGATCGCTTATGCGTTGTGGCAGGCGCAGCAGAATGGCGTGCCAGTCGCGCCGGTGCGAACCGCCATCGCGGAACTCGGCGGTGACGCGCTCGAAGCCGCTTACGCGGTGCAGCGTCTGAACACCGAACGCAAGCTCGCAAGCGGCCGCCGTCTGGTGGGCCGCAAGATCGGCCTCACGTCGAAAGCCGTGCAAGCGCAACTCGGCGTCGATCAACCGGATTTCGGCATGCTATTCGACGATATGTCGATTGCCGACGGCGAAGAGATCGTAATGTCGCGCACGCAGCAGCCCAAAGTGGAAGCGGAAATCGCGCTGGTACTCGCGCACGATCTGCCGCACGAACGCCACACGATTGCCGACCTGATCGGCGCAACAGCTTATGCGTTGCCCGCCATCGAGATCGTCGGCAGCCGGATTGCCAACTGGGATATCCGCTTGACGGACACGGTGGCCGATAACGCATCGAGCGGTCTGTTCGTGCTCGGCAATCGCCCCGTCAAACTCGATGCTTTCGACGCCATCAACTGCGGCATGGTCATGGAGCGGCGCGGCGATCAGGTGAGCGTCGGCGTTGGCGCGGCGTGCCTCGGCAATCCGTTTTACGCCGCCGTGTGGCTCGCCAACACGATGACCCGTGTCGGTGCGCCGCTGAAGGCGGGCGATATCGTGCTGACCGGCGCGCTCGGCCCGATGGTCGGCGTGACTGCCGGCGACGTTTTCACTGCCCATATCGAAGGACTCGGCTCCGTGAGCGCGAGTTTTGCCCACCACCCTGAATCCGCATCGTGA